A genomic segment from Bryobacteraceae bacterium encodes:
- a CDS encoding TonB-dependent receptor, translated as MERKLLDTARRILIAAAFAPLLAAQVARIPSTAPARSGAPTPDAQTAQQEAAKRIELNVLGRTDTASGESRRNENIQFNLVDNNALKELNLRLGTSATIIEEFRPERNYFGAEFGNPPSAVIHAQPLKPGRFHGRMHWSHLNSATSARSFFQVGSVKPARENDYGLSLGGPLSRRWLFQADASQQKLRGNVNGNVLAPTANERTPLATDATVRALITRFLAAYPLEQPNRTDINARALNTNAPQVIDNNNAALSLTRMANRDRVVLSYSFFSQSVDAFQLVAGQNPDTDTKNHRARITWNRNWSARTTSDFTIGFDRIGSLLLPEPNAVGTTVSIAGLTTLGPLGAIPIDRAQNLFRYGGQVRHVSGNHNAVAGFGLLRRQFNGIETDVNRGFLSFANDFGRDAITNLRLGLPNQYIVSLGDVHRGFRNWDMQYYAGDSWRASGNLQVQLGVRYTPVTRPSEVNNLNAIAYDCDCNNVAPQFGLAWKPGRNLGVVRAAYGLHYGEIFPVTFQQVRFTPPRNRKVVVTAPDILNPLESTTPAGDRPRSLANLYLLDPELSTPYSHQYNFSWEPNTPGAWRIQFGYVGSRSHRLLLMWYLNRAHPVEGIPQITATINDRRPDPNYAEKRLVVNGSRGYFDAARVTLIVPRWKSLSIDASYWYSKAMDLGSSYTNTAYEADSRVSRSQSEFEQQRDMKALSSFDQPHAFLVRASYQLWAWTFSSVTLLKSGTPFTVLGADGPGYGNVDGNGGDRPNLVDVGVLGRTIGNPDTSQQLLPRSAFSFPQPSDEFGGNLGRSTFRKGGIYNVNASVGREFTVAGDRKLGLRVEAVNLLNTPQFAEPGVELTNPNFGAITNTLNDGRTFRASMRFSW; from the coding sequence ATGGAAAGAAAGCTTCTGGATACGGCCCGCCGGATTCTGATCGCGGCGGCGTTCGCTCCGCTATTGGCCGCGCAGGTGGCTCGCATCCCGTCGACGGCGCCGGCGCGTTCGGGCGCGCCCACGCCCGACGCCCAGACGGCCCAACAGGAGGCCGCCAAGCGCATTGAGCTGAACGTTCTCGGGCGCACCGACACGGCATCGGGCGAGAGCCGGCGCAACGAGAACATCCAATTCAATCTCGTCGACAACAACGCGCTGAAAGAGCTGAATCTGCGGCTGGGAACATCGGCGACGATCATTGAGGAGTTCCGGCCCGAGCGCAACTACTTCGGCGCCGAGTTCGGCAATCCCCCCTCGGCGGTCATCCACGCGCAGCCGCTGAAGCCGGGACGGTTTCACGGGCGGATGCACTGGTCGCACTTGAACAGCGCCACCAGCGCTCGGTCGTTCTTCCAAGTGGGGAGCGTAAAGCCGGCCCGGGAGAACGACTATGGACTCTCTCTCGGCGGACCTCTTTCGCGCCGGTGGCTGTTCCAGGCCGACGCGAGCCAGCAGAAACTACGTGGCAACGTGAACGGCAACGTGCTGGCGCCCACGGCCAATGAGCGGACTCCGCTCGCCACCGATGCAACCGTACGTGCGCTGATCACGCGCTTCCTGGCGGCCTACCCGCTCGAGCAGCCGAACCGCACCGACATCAACGCTCGCGCTCTAAACACGAATGCGCCGCAGGTGATCGACAACAACAACGCGGCGCTCTCGCTGACGCGTATGGCCAACCGGGACCGCGTGGTGCTTAGCTACTCGTTCTTCTCGCAAAGCGTGGACGCGTTCCAGCTCGTGGCCGGACAGAATCCGGATACGGATACGAAGAACCACCGGGCGCGCATCACGTGGAATCGCAACTGGAGCGCCCGCACGACGAGCGATTTCACCATCGGCTTCGACCGCATCGGGTCCCTGTTGCTGCCGGAGCCGAACGCGGTCGGCACTACCGTCTCCATCGCGGGCCTCACCACGCTTGGTCCACTCGGCGCCATACCCATCGACCGGGCGCAGAATCTATTCCGCTACGGCGGGCAGGTGCGGCACGTGTCCGGTAACCACAACGCGGTGGCGGGCTTCGGCTTGTTGCGGCGGCAGTTCAACGGCATCGAGACAGATGTGAATCGTGGGTTCCTTTCCTTCGCCAACGATTTCGGACGCGACGCGATCACCAACCTGCGGCTCGGCCTCCCGAACCAGTACATTGTTTCCCTTGGCGACGTCCACCGCGGCTTCCGCAACTGGGACATGCAATACTACGCCGGCGATTCGTGGCGGGCGAGCGGGAACCTCCAAGTGCAATTGGGCGTGCGGTACACGCCGGTGACGCGGCCGAGCGAGGTGAACAATCTGAACGCCATCGCCTATGATTGCGACTGCAACAACGTGGCGCCGCAATTCGGGCTGGCATGGAAGCCGGGCCGCAACCTCGGTGTGGTTCGCGCCGCATACGGGTTGCACTACGGTGAAATCTTTCCGGTGACTTTTCAGCAGGTCCGGTTCACGCCGCCACGAAACAGGAAGGTGGTAGTGACCGCGCCGGATATCCTGAATCCACTCGAATCCACAACGCCGGCCGGCGACCGGCCGCGCTCGCTCGCCAATCTCTACCTGCTTGATCCCGAGCTTTCGACGCCCTATTCGCACCAGTACAACTTCAGTTGGGAGCCGAACACACCCGGCGCCTGGCGGATCCAATTCGGATACGTCGGGAGCCGCTCGCATCGCCTCCTGTTGATGTGGTACCTGAACCGTGCGCATCCGGTGGAAGGCATTCCCCAGATCACGGCAACGATCAATGACAGGCGGCCGGATCCGAACTACGCCGAGAAGCGGCTGGTGGTCAACGGCTCCCGCGGATACTTCGACGCAGCGCGCGTGACGCTGATCGTGCCACGCTGGAAGAGCCTTTCCATCGACGCGTCGTATTGGTACTCGAAGGCGATGGACTTGGGGTCGAGCTACACCAACACTGCCTACGAGGCCGATTCGCGCGTATCGCGCAGCCAGAGTGAATTCGAGCAGCAGCGCGATATGAAGGCGCTCTCCAGCTTCGATCAGCCGCACGCGTTTCTTGTGCGCGCGTCCTACCAGTTGTGGGCCTGGACGTTTTCCAGCGTGACCTTACTGAAGTCGGGTACGCCGTTCACCGTCCTCGGCGCCGACGGGCCGGGATACGGCAACGTAGACGGCAATGGCGGGGACCGGCCCAACCTGGTCGACGTGGGTGTGCTGGGCCGTACGATTGGAAACCCGGATACGTCGCAGCAGTTACTGCCGCGGTCCGCGTTTTCATTCCCCCAGCCTTCCGACGAGTTTGGCGGCAATCTCGGGCGAAGCACGTTCCGCAAGGGCGGGATCTACAACGTGAACGCGTCGGTGGGGCGCGAGTTCACGGTGGCCGGGGACCGGAAGCTTGGCCTGCGTGTGGAGGCGGTGAATCTTCTGAACACGCCGCAGTTTGCCGAACCGGGGGTGGAGCTGACGAACCCGAACTTCGGAGCGATCACGAACACGCTCAACGACGGGCGAACGTTCCGGGCTTCGATGCGGTTCAGCTGGTAG
- the argJ gene encoding bifunctional glutamate N-acetyltransferase/amino-acid acetyltransferase ArgJ translates to MTLPLGFRYASTYARIRKVRKDDLALIVADQPASVAAVFTRNQIKAAPVLLAQQHLKSSKGRVRAILINAGNANCATRTGAAVANESCRAAAKALAVEASAILPSSTGVIGVELDPALITKALPGLVAALSPDKFHDVAEAIMTTDLVPKVSFAEVATARGTVRIAGMTKGSGMIQPNMATTLGFLMTDAAISPAVLRRVAVSAADASYNRLSVDGDTSTNDMLAVLASGASGIAIGRDDLWTFTEAITKVSQHLAEQIARDGEGAGKLVTINVTGAKDDAAATQLARAIANSPLVKTAIAGSDPNWGRILSAAGNSGVVFDAAKTDIYLQGTLVCEGGLAAPFSERDVKRKLAAKDCQIDFVIRGKGAGQSRFWTCDFTEGYIRINASYRT, encoded by the coding sequence ATGACCTTACCGCTCGGCTTTCGCTACGCGTCCACTTACGCCCGCATCCGGAAGGTCCGTAAGGACGATCTCGCGCTAATCGTAGCCGATCAACCGGCCTCCGTGGCCGCTGTTTTCACACGCAACCAGATCAAGGCGGCTCCCGTGCTGTTGGCGCAGCAACATCTGAAGAGCAGCAAGGGGCGCGTTCGCGCCATCCTCATCAACGCGGGCAACGCGAACTGCGCAACGCGTACCGGCGCGGCCGTTGCCAACGAGTCGTGCCGCGCGGCAGCGAAGGCGCTCGCCGTGGAGGCATCCGCCATACTACCTTCGTCCACTGGCGTGATCGGGGTTGAACTGGACCCGGCGTTGATTACGAAAGCGCTGCCCGGCTTGGTTGCCGCGCTCTCGCCCGACAAGTTCCACGACGTGGCTGAGGCCATCATGACGACGGATCTGGTCCCCAAGGTGTCCTTCGCGGAAGTCGCCACCGCGCGCGGAACCGTGCGCATCGCTGGCATGACGAAGGGTTCCGGGATGATCCAGCCGAACATGGCGACGACGCTCGGCTTTCTGATGACCGACGCCGCTATCTCGCCCGCCGTGCTGCGCCGTGTGGCGGTGTCGGCCGCCGATGCGAGCTACAACCGGCTTTCGGTGGATGGCGACACTTCGACAAACGACATGCTGGCGGTGCTTGCCAGCGGCGCTTCCGGAATCGCGATCGGCCGTGACGACCTGTGGACGTTCACCGAGGCGATCACCAAGGTGTCGCAACATCTGGCCGAGCAGATCGCCCGCGACGGGGAGGGCGCGGGGAAGCTCGTGACGATCAACGTCACCGGGGCCAAGGACGACGCGGCCGCCACGCAGTTGGCGCGCGCGATCGCCAATTCGCCGCTGGTGAAGACCGCCATCGCCGGCTCAGACCCCAACTGGGGCCGCATTCTCTCCGCGGCCGGCAACTCCGGCGTCGTTTTCGATGCCGCCAAGACCGACATTTATCTGCAGGGCACGCTGGTGTGTGAAGGCGGCCTGGCCGCACCTTTCAGTGAGCGCGACGTGAAGCGCAAGCTCGCCGCCAAGGATTGCCAGATCGATTTCGTGATCCGGGGCAAAGGCGCCGGCCAGTCCCGCTTCTGGACCTGCGACTTTACCGAAGGCTACATCCGCATCAACGCCAGCTACCGGACATAG
- the fmt gene encoding methionyl-tRNA formyltransferase, translated as MELKLVYLGTPEFAVPPLEALIRAGHRIAAVYTQPDRPKGRGQAMAASPVKESALAHGLDVRQPERIRRSEVVEELRALAPDAMAIVGYGQIIPQSIIDIPRLGIINVHASLLPAYRGAAPIQWAIANGETRTGVTTMRIDAGLDTGDMLLRWETAIGPEETSPELGSRLAAAGASLLVETLRGLDAGEITPEPQDDSRATLAPILKKEDGRVDWTWPAARIHARCRGFEPWPGTFAELRGQPIHIWRCRPVERQGGEAPGTIVTDRKRLLVSTGDGAIELLEVQLQGKKRISGEAFRNGQRLLDNERLA; from the coding sequence GTGGAATTGAAGCTCGTTTATTTAGGCACCCCCGAATTCGCCGTTCCTCCCCTCGAGGCGCTGATCCGTGCCGGCCATCGAATCGCCGCCGTCTACACGCAGCCAGACCGTCCCAAGGGCCGTGGCCAGGCGATGGCGGCCTCGCCGGTGAAGGAGTCCGCACTGGCGCACGGGCTCGACGTCCGCCAGCCGGAGCGCATCCGGCGGTCCGAGGTCGTTGAGGAGTTGCGCGCGCTCGCGCCCGACGCGATGGCCATCGTCGGCTACGGGCAGATCATTCCGCAGTCGATTATCGATATCCCACGGCTCGGCATCATCAACGTACATGCGTCACTGCTGCCGGCCTACCGCGGCGCCGCGCCCATCCAGTGGGCGATCGCGAACGGAGAAACGCGCACGGGAGTCACCACCATGCGTATCGACGCGGGGCTCGACACGGGCGATATGCTGCTGCGCTGGGAGACTGCTATCGGCCCGGAGGAGACCTCGCCCGAGTTGGGATCGCGGCTGGCCGCGGCCGGCGCGAGTCTGCTTGTCGAGACTCTGCGCGGGCTCGACGCCGGCGAGATCACGCCTGAACCGCAGGACGACTCGCGCGCCACGCTCGCCCCAATCCTCAAGAAGGAAGACGGCCGCGTCGACTGGACTTGGCCGGCGGCCAGAATCCATGCGCGGTGCCGCGGGTTCGAGCCATGGCCCGGTACATTCGCCGAGTTGCGCGGCCAGCCAATTCACATCTGGCGCTGCCGTCCGGTGGAACGCCAGGGCGGGGAAGCGCCGGGGACGATCGTGACGGACCGCAAACGCCTGCTTGTTTCCACCGGGGACGGCGCTATCGAACTGCTGGAAGTACAGTTACAAGGCAAAAAAAGAATTTCCGGCGAGGCCTTTCGAAATGGCCAGCGGTTGTTGGACAATGAACGATTGGCATGA
- the def gene encoding peptide deformylase encodes MIRHIVKYGDPILEAPSDLVTEFDTPEIHQLVADMFETMYANKGVGLAAPQVGVSQRLTVIDCSVGEDEAQKLVLVNPEIVELEGTQVGEEGCLSIPGFREDVRRALIAKVRAFNAAGEPFEITGDELLARALQHEIDHLNGVLFINHLSMLKRDLIKRRIRKLVKSGEWN; translated from the coding sequence ATGATCCGCCATATTGTCAAGTACGGCGACCCGATCCTCGAAGCCCCAAGCGACTTGGTGACCGAATTCGATACCCCCGAAATCCACCAGCTCGTCGCCGACATGTTCGAGACGATGTACGCCAACAAGGGCGTCGGCCTGGCTGCGCCGCAAGTTGGCGTGAGCCAGCGGCTCACGGTGATCGATTGCTCGGTGGGCGAGGACGAGGCGCAGAAGCTCGTGCTGGTGAATCCGGAGATCGTGGAGCTCGAAGGCACGCAGGTGGGCGAGGAAGGCTGTCTCAGCATTCCCGGCTTTCGAGAGGACGTGCGCCGGGCGCTGATCGCCAAGGTACGCGCCTTCAACGCAGCCGGCGAACCGTTTGAAATCACCGGCGACGAACTGCTTGCCCGCGCGCTCCAACACGAAATCGATCATCTCAACGGAGTGCTCTTCATCAACCACCTGAGCATGCTCAAGCGCGACCTCATCAAGCGCCGCATCCGCAAGCTGGTGAAATCGGGCGAGTGGAATTGA
- the aroC gene encoding chorismate synthase, with protein sequence MFRFETAGESHGQCLVATLTGMPAGVPVSLERVNRELWRRQQGFGRGGRMKIETDRAEIVAGVRHSKTIGAPIAILIENKDWKNWTSILPVEDYEGSEANRKTVTRPRPGHADLAGCIKYDYRDARYILERASARETTARVAVGAVAKELLREFGIEVLSHVIAVGPEWVGRAVAWGEIKALAEKDEVLLGCVDADAEQRMKAVVDEAYRTGDTVGGVFEVVARGLPVGLGSHITWDARLDGRLAQALVSMQAVKGVEVGFAAEGAASFGSKVQDTIHYDRSERQFTRGANRAGGIEGGMTNGQDLLVRGMLKPISTLRRPLESVDLDTREASAAAYERSDVCVVPAAGVIGEAMVAIVLAQAFLEKFGGDSLGETRRNYDGYLEQVKAF encoded by the coding sequence ATGTTCCGGTTTGAGACGGCAGGGGAATCGCACGGGCAGTGTCTGGTGGCGACGTTGACGGGAATGCCCGCGGGCGTCCCGGTTTCGCTCGAACGCGTCAATCGCGAACTATGGCGCCGCCAGCAGGGCTTCGGCCGTGGCGGGCGGATGAAGATCGAGACGGACCGGGCGGAGATCGTCGCCGGGGTACGCCACTCGAAGACGATCGGTGCGCCGATCGCCATTCTCATCGAAAACAAGGATTGGAAGAACTGGACCTCCATCCTTCCGGTTGAGGATTACGAGGGCAGCGAAGCAAATCGGAAAACGGTGACGAGGCCGCGCCCGGGCCACGCCGATCTCGCCGGGTGCATCAAGTACGACTATCGCGATGCGCGATACATCCTCGAACGGGCAAGCGCCCGGGAGACGACGGCGCGAGTCGCCGTGGGGGCCGTGGCCAAGGAACTGCTGCGCGAGTTCGGCATCGAGGTGCTGAGCCACGTCATCGCGGTAGGTCCGGAGTGGGTGGGCCGGGCCGTGGCGTGGGGAGAGATTAAGGCTCTCGCGGAGAAGGACGAGGTTCTGCTCGGATGCGTGGACGCAGATGCTGAGCAGCGAATGAAGGCCGTCGTCGACGAGGCGTATCGCACGGGCGATACCGTGGGTGGCGTGTTTGAGGTGGTGGCGCGGGGACTGCCCGTGGGTTTGGGTTCGCATATCACTTGGGACGCGCGGTTGGATGGCCGTTTGGCGCAGGCGCTTGTTTCCATGCAGGCGGTGAAGGGCGTGGAGGTTGGGTTCGCGGCCGAAGGAGCGGCGAGTTTCGGTTCCAAGGTGCAGGACACGATCCACTACGACCGTTCGGAGCGCCAATTTACGCGCGGCGCCAACCGCGCGGGCGGGATCGAAGGCGGAATGACCAACGGCCAGGACCTGCTGGTGCGCGGGATGCTGAAGCCGATTTCGACGCTGCGCCGCCCGCTTGAATCGGTGGACCTCGATACGCGGGAGGCTTCGGCGGCGGCCTACGAGCGCAGCGATGTGTGCGTGGTTCCGGCAGCCGGAGTGATCGGCGAGGCGATGGTGGCGATCGTGCTGGCGCAAGCGTTTCTCGAGAAGTTCGGCGGCGATTCGCTCGGCGAGACCCGACGTAACTATGATGGTTATTTAGAGCAGGTGAAAGCGTTTTAG
- a CDS encoding M24 family metallopeptidase, which translates to MQIGDIQRALADAGLDGWLFYDHHERDPLAYRILGFSAPRTPTRRWYYLIPASGEPKALVHRIEPGMLDAVPGARTIYSSWQTQLEGLRAMLTGRRRVAMQYSPKNAVPYVSMVDAGTVEVVRDLGVEVVTSADLIQIFEARWSAHQLETHREAGRRVDAVRRSAFEEIAARLRGGLPVTEFDIKTFILTAFERDGLFTDHGPIVGVNENAANPHYEPTAELHKEIARGDVVLIDLWAKLAAAPDAVYYDITWTGFTGAPPADVENVFGVVTGARDAAIRFVREGVAAGTEMAGYQVDDAARGHIAAAGYGDWFVHRTGHSIGRDVHGTGANMDNLETHDERRLIAGTCFSIEPGIYLDRFGIRSEVDMYVGERNAEVTGEIQRALVRIE; encoded by the coding sequence ATGCAAATCGGTGACATTCAACGCGCACTTGCTGACGCCGGCCTGGACGGGTGGCTCTTCTACGATCACCACGAACGGGACCCGCTCGCCTACCGCATTCTCGGTTTCTCCGCCCCGCGGACTCCCACGCGCCGCTGGTATTACCTGATTCCGGCCAGTGGCGAGCCGAAAGCACTGGTTCACCGCATCGAGCCCGGAATGCTGGACGCGGTTCCCGGCGCGCGCACCATCTATTCGAGCTGGCAGACGCAGCTCGAAGGCCTCCGCGCGATGCTTACCGGACGCCGGCGCGTGGCGATGCAGTACTCGCCGAAGAACGCGGTGCCGTATGTCTCGATGGTGGATGCGGGGACGGTGGAGGTGGTTCGGGACCTTGGAGTGGAGGTGGTCACCTCGGCCGACCTGATTCAGATTTTCGAGGCGCGCTGGTCCGCGCATCAATTGGAGACGCATCGCGAAGCGGGACGGCGTGTGGACGCAGTGCGGCGAAGCGCATTCGAGGAGATCGCTGCACGGTTGCGGGGCGGGCTGCCGGTGACTGAGTTCGACATCAAGACGTTCATCCTCACCGCGTTCGAGCGGGACGGGCTGTTCACGGACCACGGTCCGATAGTCGGCGTGAACGAGAACGCCGCCAATCCGCACTACGAACCCACAGCCGAACTCCATAAGGAGATCGCCAGGGGCGATGTTGTGCTGATCGACCTATGGGCGAAGCTCGCCGCCGCCCCCGACGCCGTCTATTACGACATCACGTGGACCGGCTTTACGGGCGCGCCGCCGGCGGACGTGGAAAACGTGTTCGGTGTTGTGACCGGAGCGAGAGACGCGGCAATCCGGTTCGTGCGGGAGGGAGTAGCGGCAGGAACGGAGATGGCCGGCTATCAGGTGGACGATGCGGCACGAGGTCATATCGCCGCCGCCGGGTACGGCGATTGGTTCGTGCATCGCACCGGGCACTCGATCGGCCGCGACGTGCATGGCACGGGAGCCAACATGGACAACCTGGAGACGCACGACGAGCGGCGTCTAATCGCCGGTACCTGCTTCTCGATCGAGCCCGGCATCTATCTCGATCGGTTCGGGATCCGGAGCGAGGTGGACATGTACGTGGGCGAGCGGAATGCCGAGGTAACGGGGGAGATCCAGCGCGCGCTGGTGCGGATTGAATAA
- a CDS encoding sodium:solute symporter family protein: protein MIYAVVLGIVVAALGGVTIYKTLAIRNRTDFLVAGRSLPWPVLVFTLLSSWIGAGSLFAGGENAYRNGFAALWQPAGGWLGLVVIYFIAGRARRFAQFTVPDLLESRYNATARLLGTVAIVISYTVITSYQFKGGGDILHLIFPELDRTTGMYVIAAFVITFTAAAGMASVAYMDLLIGGMVTVIVIVALPLLLSEVGGWAHVRAALPADHFTVFGPLPVYEALGYLLPTALLLVGNQGMYQKFFSARSERDANLAVVGWIAGTLLLETLLIAVAVVGSSKFTIDNPREILPVTARLGLPPLVGAVLLGGIFAKVISTANNYLFSPSTNLIHDVYVRFLRPEASERETLLVSRLIIVALGLFALLQASHFESILKAALYAYTVYGAAVTPAVLAVFFWPRANTAGAIASIALGTVVTVGWQLSGHWLDAVYPALAASVAGLIGVSLATAPPPAEKLAPFMENANANR, encoded by the coding sequence GTGATTTACGCGGTGGTTCTGGGAATCGTGGTGGCGGCGCTGGGCGGAGTCACCATTTACAAGACGCTCGCCATCCGCAACCGCACGGACTTTCTCGTCGCCGGGCGATCGCTCCCATGGCCGGTCTTGGTCTTCACGCTGCTGTCGTCGTGGATCGGCGCCGGCAGCCTGTTCGCCGGGGGCGAGAACGCCTACCGCAACGGTTTCGCGGCGTTGTGGCAGCCGGCTGGGGGTTGGCTTGGACTGGTGGTGATCTACTTTATTGCCGGCCGCGCCCGGCGGTTCGCTCAATTCACCGTGCCGGACCTGCTCGAGAGCCGCTACAACGCCACCGCCCGGCTGCTTGGCACCGTTGCCATCGTCATCTCCTACACGGTTATTACCAGCTATCAGTTCAAGGGCGGCGGCGATATTCTACATCTGATTTTTCCGGAGCTGGACCGCACCACCGGCATGTATGTCATCGCCGCATTCGTCATCACGTTTACGGCAGCGGCCGGCATGGCGTCGGTGGCCTATATGGATTTGCTGATCGGCGGCATGGTGACGGTGATCGTGATCGTCGCCCTGCCGCTGCTCCTCTCGGAAGTGGGCGGCTGGGCGCATGTGCGGGCGGCGCTGCCGGCCGATCATTTCACCGTGTTCGGTCCGCTGCCCGTGTACGAAGCGCTGGGGTATCTGCTCCCGACGGCGCTGCTGCTGGTGGGCAACCAGGGGATGTACCAGAAGTTCTTCTCGGCGCGGTCGGAGCGCGACGCAAACCTGGCGGTGGTCGGCTGGATCGCCGGAACGCTTCTACTCGAGACGCTGCTGATTGCGGTGGCGGTGGTCGGCTCGAGCAAGTTCACCATCGACAATCCGCGGGAGATTCTGCCGGTGACGGCGCGGCTCGGGCTGCCGCCGTTGGTGGGTGCGGTGTTGCTCGGCGGCATCTTCGCCAAAGTCATCTCGACGGCGAACAACTACCTCTTTTCCCCATCGACGAACCTGATTCACGACGTCTACGTGCGATTTCTGAGACCGGAAGCGTCGGAGCGGGAGACGCTGCTGGTGTCGCGCCTCATCATCGTGGCTCTGGGTCTGTTCGCGCTGCTGCAGGCTTCTCATTTCGAATCGATTCTCAAAGCCGCGCTCTACGCCTATACGGTGTACGGCGCGGCGGTTACGCCGGCGGTGCTGGCGGTATTCTTCTGGCCGCGAGCGAACACAGCGGGCGCGATTGCTTCCATCGCGCTCGGCACGGTGGTTACCGTCGGCTGGCAGCTATCGGGCCACTGGCTGGATGCGGTTTACCCGGCGCTCGCCGCATCGGTGGCGGGACTGATCGGAGTGAGCCTGGCGACGGCGCCGCCGCCGGCGGAAAAGCTCGCGCCATTCATGGAAAATGCCAATGCAAATCGGTGA